The Thermococcus sp. genome segment CTCTTGGGGTTCTCGCTTATTATATCCACTCCGAGGATTAGAATAGGCCTCACCCTCTAAGGGTTCTGTGGAAAGGTTGGAGGGGCAGTTTAAAAAGCTTATCAGCCCCTCAGGGAGGTTCTGATGGCGACCTCTAAGGCCGTCCTTATCGTTTCAACGGCCATTGAGGGCCTCGGCTTTTCCAAGGCCTGTTCGTGGCTGAAGGGGACGTGGATGAAGCCAGCCTTAGTTTCCATTCCAGCGACGGCTATCGTATGGAGCGCCGTGAACATCGCGGCGTTGCAGACGTAGGTCCCGGCGGTGTTTGAAACCCCCGCGGGAATCTTCTCTCCCCTCAGGGCAGCAACGATGGCCTTTATAGGGAGTGTTGCGAAGTATGCCGCCGGGGCACCCTCAAAGACCGGCTCGTCCTCTGGAGCAAAGCCCTCATTATCAGGCATCGTCGAGTCCATGACGTTTATCGCAACGCGCTCGACGGTTATGTTCGACCTCCCGCCGGCTTGACCGGTCAAGATTACGATATCCGGCTTCCCACCGACAATCAGCCTTGGAAGAACCTTTCTGACGCCGTTGAAGGTCACCGGGAGCTGGCGTTTTATTATCCCAGCCCCTTCGATCTCATCCGGAAGTCCCGAAACGGCCTCCCAGGAGGGGTTTATCTCCTCGCCGCCGAAGGGCTCGAATCCCGTCACGAGCACTTTCATGACATCACCGAAAAGGTTAGGTTTTTAGGGTTTAAAAGCTACTCCGGATGAGGGGTGAGGATGAGGTACGACGTTCTTATCATCGGTGCCGGGCCGGTTGGCAGCTACCTCGCCAACCTGCTCGCGAAGGACCTCAGCGTTGCCGTCGTCGAGAGAAAGGGCTCCTTCGGGGGTAAGGCCTGCACTGGCATAATAGGGGCCGAGAACTATGAGAGACTGGGGCTCCCTGAGGGGGCCATACTGAACAGGTTCAGAGGGGCAACCTTTTACTCCAGGATACAGAGCTTTCAGGTGGAGCGAAAGTCCCCCCAGGCATACATCGTTGATAGGAAAACGCTCGAAAAAGAGCTGGCGAAGAGTGCCGTTAAGAAGGGGGCTGAATACTACATGACGACGAGTTTCCAGGGCTTTAAGGATGGGAGGGCCATACTCCAGCACCTTGGAGAGAGGCTGGAAATTGAGGCAGACTTCTACATTGGGGCGGATGGTATCACGAGTGCCGTTGCGAAGAACATAGGTGCGGAGACCCGCGCGGAGATGCTCCCCGGCTACGAGGTGGAGGTGGTCGGCGAGTTCAAGAAGGATTTTGTGGAGGTGTGGGTGGACAAAGAGATGAACGAGGATTTCTTCTTCTGGGTTGCTCCCCTCAGCAAGAACCTGGCCAGGGTCGGCACACTTGGAAGCATCGACGCACTCGGGAAGTTCATACGGACGCGGGGACTCAAGGCAACGTCGATAATTGAGTTCAAGTCAGGAAGCGTTGGATTTGGGTGGAGGAAACCCTGGGTGTCGGGCAACATTGCCTTGGTGGGCGACGCGGCCCTTCAGGTAAAACCAACAACCGCCGGCGGGATAGTCTACGGGATGCTCTGTGCCCATTCACTCAGGAGAGCGCTCCTGGAGGGACGCCTGAACTCGTATGAGAAGGAATGCTCCTTTGTGAGGAGGCAGATCTCCTTCGGACTCCGCTTCAGGAGGGTCTTCAAGGGGCTGAACCAGGAGGGGATAGAAAGGATCTTTGAGATTCTCGGGAGCAGAGAGGCAAGGGAAGTCATAGAAAGCCAAGCCGACTTCGACGACCACCTAAAGACAGCAAAAGCCGTGATGAGAAGACCCCGTCTCCTTGCCGCGTTGCTGAGGGTGAGCCCCTCGATAATAAGGGCCCTTGTATGAGGTGGTTCCATGGCGACGTGGAGGATGGGACTTCAGGAGGAGTACCTCAGGGCCATCGCCGAGGGCAAGAAAAGGGTGGAAGGCCGCCTCTACGATGAGAGGAGGCAGGGGATAAGGCCAGGGGACACGATAATCTTCGAGAACAGGCTGATGTGTGTTGTGAAGGATGTGAGGGTTTACTCGTCCTTCCGTGAGATGCTGGAGAAGGAGGGCCTTGAGAATGTCCTCCCTGGCGTTGAAAGCATCGAGGAAGGAGTAAGGGTTTATAGGCGCTTCTACTCCGAGGAGAAGGAGCGGAAGTACAGCGTTGCGGCGATAGAGGTCGAGCCGGTGGGGTGGATCGGGGAGCCGTTAAGTGAGGTCCCAAAAAGTTAAAGTCTCCTTTCCTATTTTAACATGGTGTGCGGTATGAGAGAGAAGCTCCCCCTCATTCTTCTGGTTTTCATCGCCGGTTCCATATTGCCGCCAGCTGGAGCCAGTTCATTAATTGGCAGAGGTGCGGAGCACTACATAAACGAATATCAGCTCAGAACCCTGAACGGTGTGTGGAACACCGGAAGCGTCTCCGGATGGTACGCATTCAGGGAGAACGAGACGTTCTACCTCACATGCCTCAAAGTTATAGCCCTTGCGAGGAGCGGCTACCCGAGGAACTCTACAGAGTTTCGGCAACTCGTTGAATGGATAGAGTCAAAGCAGAGCGAGGACGGTTCTTTTCCGGCAATAATAACCGACGACTATCCAGAGCCGGACTCGGAGTGGTTCTACTGGGAACTCTCCAGATCGGCTGGAACAGGGCTGGCGATTTTAGCCCTCCTTGAGGCGGGAGAAAGCTCCAATTCCATGGAAATACAAAAGGCAGCCCAGTTCCTTCTGAGGAACGAGAGCGGGGACCACTGGGGGAGCACGGTTTACCTGTTCTGGGAGCAGACGGGCCTTCACGAGCTCAACGAGTCGCCGAGCATCGTTGCAACCGCCTATGCAATCGCCGCCCTCTCAAGGCTCGGCCACAATGTCTCGGAAGAGTGGAGATGGCTGGAGGAAAGGCTGACGCCGGAGAGGCTCGTGGGCCCGTATCTGGACAACTTCTTCACGGACTTCCTCTTTCCCATGCCCTACCGCGATATGAGGGGAGCATACGAGAGCATAGTCCTGCCGCTGCTCTTTCTGAGGGAGGAGAAGGTGAGCCCTCCGAAGGAGACGCTTGATTTTATATCCTCTCTTCTCGAAAGGACGCAGTACCTCGGAAACGCGACGCTGAGGCTGAGCTTTAGGAGGATTACCAACTACACGGTTGAAGAGAGGGTTTATACCGTAAACGGCTGGGAAACCCTCAGAACATGGGGCGGAACCGGAAGAAGGGCCGAGATAAACGTCAGCCTGGGGCCCCCGGACCGGGAAAGCATCTTCCTGATACGCTCGGGGAGAGCCCTCCTTGAAAACGAATCCGGCTTCTTCAAGGGAAAAATGAGGCTCTATCCGGAATTTCCAAAAAACTATATACCCCTAATCGGGAGCGGGTATGCCAAAAGGACGGTTTTCCGGTTCAGGGATGGAGAAGACTACGCCGTAATAGAGCCCCCCAACCTCGACGGCTCCTGGAACCACGACGTTTACTCCACGGCGATAGCACTGATATGGCTCCACATGGCCGGTGCGAAGGGAGGGAATGTAGACGAGGCGTTGAGATTCCTTGAGCTCGCAAGCCCAAGGGAATCCATGGCCTTCGACGGCGATGCCTACGCGCTGATAGCCCTGAGCCTGTACGGGGAGAAGTGGGAAGCCAACGGATCTGAACCTGTGGAGAGTGAGTCAAACGCCCAATCCGGGATTTCATGGAGCCTGCCGGCGGTTTTTGGGATAGGGCTTTTGATCGGCGTGCTCATAGGTGCCAAAATGGGTAGAAAATGAAGTTGCCGGTGAAGAAAAAAGAAATCACAGATACCTCTCCTTCACCCACCTTATGAAGTAGTCCGGGTTCAGCTCCTCGCCGATGGACTTCTTAAGCAGCTCCTTCGGCGGGTAGATGCTTCCCCAGCGGTGTATCTTCTCCCTGAGCCAGGCCTTTATCGGCCCGAAGTCCGCATTGGTGATGTGCTCTTCCACGTTTAGGTCCCTCTTCATGTGGTAGTAGAGTTGGGCCGAGA includes the following:
- a CDS encoding ASCH domain-containing protein; amino-acid sequence: MATWRMGLQEEYLRAIAEGKKRVEGRLYDERRQGIRPGDTIIFENRLMCVVKDVRVYSSFREMLEKEGLENVLPGVESIEEGVRVYRRFYSEEKERKYSVAAIEVEPVGWIGEPLSEVPKS
- a CDS encoding NAD(P)/FAD-dependent oxidoreductase, with product MRYDVLIIGAGPVGSYLANLLAKDLSVAVVERKGSFGGKACTGIIGAENYERLGLPEGAILNRFRGATFYSRIQSFQVERKSPQAYIVDRKTLEKELAKSAVKKGAEYYMTTSFQGFKDGRAILQHLGERLEIEADFYIGADGITSAVAKNIGAETRAEMLPGYEVEVVGEFKKDFVEVWVDKEMNEDFFFWVAPLSKNLARVGTLGSIDALGKFIRTRGLKATSIIEFKSGSVGFGWRKPWVSGNIALVGDAALQVKPTTAGGIVYGMLCAHSLRRALLEGRLNSYEKECSFVRRQISFGLRFRRVFKGLNQEGIERIFEILGSREAREVIESQADFDDHLKTAKAVMRRPRLLAALLRVSPSIIRALV
- the pcp gene encoding pyroglutamyl-peptidase I, encoding MKVLVTGFEPFGGEEINPSWEAVSGLPDEIEGAGIIKRQLPVTFNGVRKVLPRLIVGGKPDIVILTGQAGGRSNITVERVAINVMDSTMPDNEGFAPEDEPVFEGAPAAYFATLPIKAIVAALRGEKIPAGVSNTAGTYVCNAAMFTALHTIAVAGMETKAGFIHVPFSHEQALEKPRPSMAVETIRTALEVAIRTSLRG
- a CDS encoding prenyltransferase/squalene oxidase repeat-containing protein, encoding MREKLPLILLVFIAGSILPPAGASSLIGRGAEHYINEYQLRTLNGVWNTGSVSGWYAFRENETFYLTCLKVIALARSGYPRNSTEFRQLVEWIESKQSEDGSFPAIITDDYPEPDSEWFYWELSRSAGTGLAILALLEAGESSNSMEIQKAAQFLLRNESGDHWGSTVYLFWEQTGLHELNESPSIVATAYAIAALSRLGHNVSEEWRWLEERLTPERLVGPYLDNFFTDFLFPMPYRDMRGAYESIVLPLLFLREEKVSPPKETLDFISSLLERTQYLGNATLRLSFRRITNYTVEERVYTVNGWETLRTWGGTGRRAEINVSLGPPDRESIFLIRSGRALLENESGFFKGKMRLYPEFPKNYIPLIGSGYAKRTVFRFRDGEDYAVIEPPNLDGSWNHDVYSTAIALIWLHMAGAKGGNVDEALRFLELASPRESMAFDGDAYALIALSLYGEKWEANGSEPVESESNAQSGISWSLPAVFGIGLLIGVLIGAKMGRK